A stretch of Sulfurimonas xiamenensis DNA encodes these proteins:
- a CDS encoding putative quorum-sensing-regulated virulence factor codes for MIVPYFIFTKYPNSFSVYVKNLEDLSVEQIQKIEAFVKERKGIFDFSSYTFVIQKRLEFGEFVSLLQKISINAKCEEKFLKTQQTQRVEFGKYKGLTYSDLPDSYLLWLKSNYKGKNRDAIDAELHYREL; via the coding sequence ATGATAGTGCCATATTTTATTTTCACAAAATATCCCAACTCTTTTAGTGTGTATGTAAAAAACCTAGAAGATTTATCAGTAGAGCAAATACAAAAAATCGAAGCTTTTGTTAAAGAGAGAAAGGGTATTTTTGATTTTAGCTCTTATACTTTTGTTATTCAAAAAAGATTGGAATTTGGTGAGTTTGTTTCACTTTTGCAAAAAATCTCAATCAATGCAAAATGCGAAGAAAAATTTTTAAAAACACAGCAGACACAAAGAGTTGAGTTTGGAAAATATAAGGGATTGACATATAGCGATCTGCCAGATTCATACCTTTTATGGTTAAAAAGTAACTATAAAGGAAAAAATAGAGATGCTATTGATGCTGAATTGCATTATAGAGAGTTGTAG